One Lepus europaeus isolate LE1 chromosome 7, mLepTim1.pri, whole genome shotgun sequence DNA segment encodes these proteins:
- the LOC133763607 gene encoding olfactory receptor 5B21, which yields MENSTEVTEFILLGLTDDPNLQVPLLLIFLFIYLITLVGNGGMMMIIHSDSRLHTPMYFFLSHLSFVDLGYSSAVAPKMVAALQSGNKVISYNGCAAQFFFFVGFATVECYLLASMAYDRHAAVCKPLHYTTTMTASVCALLTIGSYVCGFLNASIHAADTFRLSFCGSNEINHFFCDIPPLLTLSCSNTRISKLVVFSVVGFNVFFTLLVILTSYFFIYIAIQKMRSAEGRKKAFSTCASHLTAVSIFYGTIIFMYLQPSSGQSMDTDKIASVFYTVVIPMLNPLIYSLRNKEVKNALWKLLNKLCPQSLRVWRKSAGS from the coding sequence ATGGAGAATAGCACAGAAGTGACAGAGTTCATCCTCTTGGGATTAACAGATGACCCCAATCTTCAGGTTCCTCTCCTCCTGATATTTTTGTTCATCTACCTCATCACTCTGGTTGGGAATGGGGGGATGATGATGATCATCCACTCAGACTCCCGTCTCCACACTCCAATGTACTTCTTCCTCAGTCACCTCTCTTTTGTGGATCTGGGTTATTCCTCAGCTGTAGCTCCCAAGATGGTGGCTGCATTGCAATCAGGGAACAAGGTCATCTCCTACAACGGTTGTGCGGCTCAGTTCTTCTTCTTTGTGGGTTTTGCCACTGTAGAGTGCTACCTCTTGGCCTCTATGGCCTACGACCGCCATGCAGCAGTATGTAAGCCTCTTCACTACACCACCACCATGACAGCAAGTGTGTGTGCCCTCCTGACTATTGGCTCCTATGTCTGTGGCTTCCTCAATGCCTCTATCCATGCAGCAGACACCTTCAGACTTTCCTTTTGTGGTTCTAATGAGAttaatcattttttctgtgacaTTCCACCTCTCTTGACTCTCTCATGCTCCAACACACGCATCAGTAAGTTGGTTGTCTTCTCTGTGGTGGGCTTCAATGTCTTTTTCACACTCTTGGTCATCCTTACCTCTTACTTCTTCATATACATCGCCATCCAAAAAATGCGTTCTGCTGAAGGGCGGAAGAAAGCATTCTCCACTTGCGCTTCCCACCTCACTGCGGTTTCCATCTTTTATGGCACGATCATCTTCATGTActtgcagcccagctctggccagtctATGGACACAGACAAAATAGCATCTGTGTTTTACACTGTGGTGATTCCCATGCTAAACCCTTTGATTTACAGTCTCAGgaacaaagaagtgaaaaatgcTCTCTGGAAATTACTGAACAAACTTTGCCCCCAGTCTTTAAGGGTGTGGAGGAAGTCGGCAGGCAGCTGA